Below is a window of Frigoribacterium sp. SL97 DNA.
ACCGCCAGACGGCGGCCGGTGCCCTGACCGACGCGGCCCGCACGGTCTCGGCCCTCGACGACACCGTCGCGGACCACCTCGCGGCCGACCTGCCGCTGCCCGAGGAGAACCTGCTCGTCTCGGAGCGCAGCCGCTACGTCGCCGCCGCGGTCGAGGCCCTGCCCGAGCGCATGCGCCTGATCGTCGAGGGCGTCTACTTCGGCGACCGCACGGTCACCGAGATCGCCGACGAGCTCGGCATCACCCACAGCGCCGTCTCGCAGCAGCGCACCGAGGCGGTCCGCCTGCTGCGCGACGCCCTCGAGTCGCACTACGCCGACGACCCCGACGCCGAGTTCACGCCGGTCTCGAAGACCGCGCCGGCCCGCCGCAGCGCCTACCTGTCGCGCGTCGCGACGAACGCCGCCGTCGGCATCGCCCGCGCCATGCGCGAGCCCGACGCCGCCGGCATCAGCACGGCGGTCTGAGATCGCCCGAAAAAACTTCTGCGGCTGACTTACAGCCGCGGTCGACCGGCCGACAGTAGCCGGTGTCAGCCCACGGATGGGCCGACGAACACCACCCAGTCACGGAGGAGAACACCATGGGTATGCAGATCAACACCAACCTCGCGGCCAACAACACCTACCGCAACCTCAACAGCACGCAGAACGACCTGTCGAAGAGCCTCGAGAAGCTCTCCAGCGGTCTTCGCATCAACCGTGCCGCTGACGACGCGGCGGGTCTCGCGATCTCCGAGGGCCTGCGCTCGCAGGTCGGCGGACTCACGGTGGCCGCACGTAACGCCCAGGACGGCATCTCGGTCGTCCAGACCGCGGAAGGCGGCCTGACGGAGGTCCACTCGATCCTCCAGCGTGTCCGCGACCTCGCTGTCCAGTCGGGCAACGACTCGAACAACGCCGACGCTCGTACGGCGATCCAGACCGAGGTCACGGCCCTCGGCGACGAACTGACCCGCAT
It encodes the following:
- a CDS encoding sigma-70 family RNA polymerase sigma factor; this encodes MNRTERNAMVVENLPLVGYLVSEVCARATHLSRDDLASVGAVALVQAADAFDPTLGIPFGAYARTRIVGAFADDMRSGDWASRGTRKRIKETLAVQEALTATLGRAPSVDEIAGALGVDRQTAAGALTDAARTVSALDDTVADHLAADLPLPEENLLVSERSRYVAAAVEALPERMRLIVEGVYFGDRTVTEIADELGITHSAVSQQRTEAVRLLRDALESHYADDPDAEFTPVSKTAPARRSAYLSRVATNAAVGIARAMREPDAAGISTAV